Proteins encoded together in one Labrus mixtus chromosome 18, fLabMix1.1, whole genome shotgun sequence window:
- the LOC132992775 gene encoding matrilin-2-like isoform X5 translates to MSPALWELLCCLSLLSSGTLSQSDRQIHSISPFIPRVSPQVPPRVNQRLRDVKSLEQTSDEEPSAETFQELQLADHAAPGDHSYLTQERRRAVTGAGGTNSRFLQPSQQQTPKRSRPLQHRAAPSASWQSARDLRGPVASIRASAATRSNCRNRPIDLVFIIDSSRSVRPAEFEKAKEFLVDMVDSLEIGSDATRVGLVNYASTVKIEFLLKTYFDKSALKQALARVEPLASGTMTGMAIKTAMEKAFTAEAGARAGAMTITKVAIIVTDGRPQDKVEEVSAAARTSGIEIYAVGVDRADMASLRLMASQPHDDHVFYVETYGVIEKLTSKFRETLCGLDACAQGHSCQHICVNNENSYDCMCRAGYILNTDKKTCKRLDSCNQGHDCQHVCVSTEDSYICRCQQGYVLNADQKTCSLLSSGSDACSLGHDCQHMCISTGDSYICKCGSGYVLNADQKTCLQKNEDFSGSDPCARGHDCQQICANNADSYICKCGLGYKLNADQKTCSRFETCDQGHDCQHICVTNDDSYFCKCREGYVLNADQKSCSRSDTCAQGHDCQHICVSTDDSYICKCQAGYVLNADQKTCSLSDLCAQGLDCQHVCVQNGNSYFCMCHEGYMLNEDQKTCSRLDACTQGHDCQQICVRDNNSDLCMCHEGYVLNADHKTCSRLVSDACAQGHDCQHICVNNGNSYICKCHEGYVMNADQKTCSRLGLEACAQGHDCQHICVNNGNSYVCKCHEGYVLNADQKTCSRLGLDACAQGHDCQHICINNGNSYICKCHEEYVMNADQKTCSRLGLDACAQGHDCQHICVNNGNSYVCKCRVGYMLNMDRKTCSRSDACAQGHDCQHDCINNGDSYNCKCRVGYVLNADHKTCSQEMRSEITEDACMCEAQMLFQKKVQSTIQELSRKLDELLQKVNFMEGQQQY, encoded by the exons ATGAGTCCAGCACTGTGGgaactgttgtgttgtttgagCCTCCTGTCATCGGGGACTCTGTCACAGAGCGACCGGCAGATCCACTCCATCAGCCCTTTTATCCCACGAGTGTCCCCGCAGGTCCCTCCGAGGGTCAATCAACGCTTGCGAGACGTCAAATCTCTCGAACAAACCTCTGACGAAGAACCCAGCGCAGAAACCTTTCAAGAGCTTCAGCTGGCTGATCACGCAGCGCCAGGAGACCACAGCTACCTGACGCAGGAGAGACGCAGAGCTGTCACTGGAG CTGGGGGCACTAACTCCAGGTTTCTTCAGCCGTCCCAGCAGCAGACGCCCAAGAGAAGCCGGCCACTGCAACACAGAGCTGCACCCAGTGCATCATGGCAGTCTGCTCGAGACTTGAGAGGCCCCGTTGCATCCATCAGAGCCAGCGCAG CAACAAGGTCCAACTGCAGAAACCGGCCCATAGACTTGGTGTTCATCATCGACAGCTCCCGCAGTGTCCGCCCTGCCGAGTTTGAGAAGGCCAAAGAGTTCCTGGTGGACATGGTGGACAGCCTGGAGATCGGCTCGGACGCCACACGAGTCGGCCTGGTCAACTACGCCAGCACGGTGAAGATTGAATTTCTACTGAAGACTTATTTTGACAAGTCGGCCCTGAAGCAGGCGCTGGCCCGTGTGGAGCCCCTTGCTTCAGGCACCATGACGGGCATGGCCATCAAAACTGCCATGGAGAAAGCTTTCACCGCCGAGGCAGGGGCGCGAGCCGGAGCCATGACCATCACCAAAGTGGCCATCATAGTGACAGACGGGCGGCCCCAGGACAAAGTGGAGGAAGTGTCAGCAGCAGCTCGGACGTCTGGGATCGAGATCTACGCGGTCGGGGTAGACAGAGCGGATATGGCGTCCCTCCGCCTCATGGCCAGCCAACCACATGACGACCATGTCTTCTATGTGGAGACCTATGGGGTCATTGAGAAGCTCACCTCCAAGTTTAGGGAAACCTTGTGCG GTTTGGATGCATGTGCTCAGGGACACAGCTGCCAGCACATTTGTGTCAACAATGAAAACTCATACGACTGCATGTGTCGAGCAGGATACATCCTCAACACGGacaagaaaacatgcaaac GTTTAGATTCATGTAACCAGGGACATGACtgccaacatgtttgtgtgagcaCTGAGGACTCGTACATCTGCAGATGTCAGCAGGGATATGTGTTAAACGCAGACCAGAAAACTTGTTCAC TTTTGTCTTCAGGTTCAGATGCCTGTTCTTTGGGACATGACTGCCAGCACATGTGTATCAGCACTGGTGACTCGTACATCTGCAAATGTGGAAGTGGATATGTTTTAAATGCAGAccagaaaacatgtttgcaaAAGAACGAGGACTTTTCAG GATCTGATCCGTGTGCCAGGGGCCATGATTGCCAGCAGATTTGTGCTAACAATGCTGACTCATACATCTGCAAGTGTGGGCTGGGATATAAGTTAAATGCAGACCAAAAAACCTGTTCAA GGTTTGAGACATGTGACCAGGGACATGACTGCCAGCATATTTGTGTCACAAATGATGATTCCTACTTTTGCAAGTGTCGTGAAGGATATGTGTTGAATGCAGACCAGAAATCGTGCTCAC GTTCAGATACATGTGCCCAGGGACATGactgccaacatatttgtgtcaGCACTGATGACTCGTACATCTGCAAATGTCAAGCGGGATATGTGTTAAACGCAGACCAGAAAACTTGCTCAC TTTCAGATTTGTGTGCCCAGGGACTTGACTGCCAACATGTCTGTGTCCAAAATGGCAATTCTTACTTCTGCATGTGTCATGAGGGATATATGTTAAATGAAGACCAGAAAACATGCTCAC GTCTGGATGCATGTACCCAGGGACATGACTGCCAGCAAATATGTGTTAGAGATAACAactctgacctctgcatgtGTCATGAGGGATATGTATTGAATGCAGACCACAAAACATGCTCAC GTTTAGTTTCAGATGCATGTGCCCAGGGACATGATTGCCAGCACATCTGTGTCAACAACGGGAACTCTTATATCTGCAAATGTCATGAAGGATATGTAATGAATGCAGACCAGAAAACATGCTCAC GTCTAGGTTTGGAGGCATGTGCCCAGGGACATGACTGCCAGCACATTTGTGTCAACAATGGGAACTCCTATGTCTGCAAGTGTCATGAAGGATATGTATTGAATGCAGACCAGAAAACATGCTCAC GTTTAGGGTTGGATGCATGTGCCCAGGGACATGACTGCCAGCACATTTGTATCAACAACGGGAACTCTTATATCTGCAAATGTCATGAAGAATATGTAATGAATGCAGACCAGAAAACATGCTCAC GTTTAGGTTTGGATGCATGTGCCCAGGGACATGACTGCCAGCACATTTGTGTCAACAATGGGAACTCCTATGTCTGCAAGTGTCGTGTGGGATACATGCTGAACATGGACCGGAAAACGTGCTCAC GTTCAGATGCATGTGCTCAGGGACATGACTGCCAGCACGATTGTATCAACAATGGCGACTCGTACAACTGCAAGTGTCGAGTGGGATATGTGTTGAATGCAGACCACAAAACATGTTCAC AGGAAATGCGGAGTGAAATAACCGAAGATGCCTGCATGTGTGAAGCTCAGATGTTGTTCCAGAAGAAAGTTCAGTCAACGATTCAGGAGCTGAGCAGAAAAC TTGATGAACTTTTACAAAAAGTGAACTTCATGGAGGGCCAGCAGCAGTATTAG
- the LOC132992775 gene encoding matrilin-2-like isoform X6, translating to MSPALWELLCCLSLLSSGTLSQSDRQIHSISPFIPRVSPQVPPRVNQRLRDVKSLEQTSDEEPSAETFQELQLADHAAPGDHSYLTQERRRAVTGAGGTNSRFLQPSQQQTPKRSRPLQHRAAPSASWQSARDLRGPVASIRASAATRSNCRNRPIDLVFIIDSSRSVRPAEFEKAKEFLVDMVDSLEIGSDATRVGLVNYASTVKIEFLLKTYFDKSALKQALARVEPLASGTMTGMAIKTAMEKAFTAEAGARAGAMTITKVAIIVTDGRPQDKVEEVSAAARTSGIEIYAVGVDRADMASLRLMASQPHDDHVFYVETYGVIEKLTSKFRETLCGKDEDNGSADVPLDGRNGDYGLGLDRRKDRDGINKPNESPDKGNNGLDACAQGHSCQHICVNNENSYDCMCRAGYILNTDKKTCKRLDSCNQGHDCQHVCVSTEDSYICRCQQGYVLNADQKTCSLLSSGSDACSLGHDCQHMCISTGDSYICKCGSGYVLNADQKTCLQKNEDFSGSDPCARGHDCQQICANNADSYICKCGLGYKLNADQKTCSRFETCDQGHDCQHICVTNDDSYFCKCREGYVLNADQKSCSRSDTCAQGHDCQHICVSTDDSYICKCQAGYVLNADQKTCSLSDLCAQGLDCQHVCVQNGNSYFCMCHEGYMLNEDQKTCSRLDACTQGHDCQQICVRDNNSDLCMCHEGYVLNADHKTCSRLVSDACAQGHDCQHICVNNGNSYICKCHEGYVMNADQKTCSRLGLEACAQGHDCQHICVNNGNSYVCKCHEGYVLNADQKTCSRLGLDACAQGHDCQHICINNGNSYICKCHEEYVMNADQKTCSQEMRSEITEDACMCEAQMLFQKKVQSTIQELSRKLDELLQKVNFMEGQQQY from the exons ATGAGTCCAGCACTGTGGgaactgttgtgttgtttgagCCTCCTGTCATCGGGGACTCTGTCACAGAGCGACCGGCAGATCCACTCCATCAGCCCTTTTATCCCACGAGTGTCCCCGCAGGTCCCTCCGAGGGTCAATCAACGCTTGCGAGACGTCAAATCTCTCGAACAAACCTCTGACGAAGAACCCAGCGCAGAAACCTTTCAAGAGCTTCAGCTGGCTGATCACGCAGCGCCAGGAGACCACAGCTACCTGACGCAGGAGAGACGCAGAGCTGTCACTGGAG CTGGGGGCACTAACTCCAGGTTTCTTCAGCCGTCCCAGCAGCAGACGCCCAAGAGAAGCCGGCCACTGCAACACAGAGCTGCACCCAGTGCATCATGGCAGTCTGCTCGAGACTTGAGAGGCCCCGTTGCATCCATCAGAGCCAGCGCAG CAACAAGGTCCAACTGCAGAAACCGGCCCATAGACTTGGTGTTCATCATCGACAGCTCCCGCAGTGTCCGCCCTGCCGAGTTTGAGAAGGCCAAAGAGTTCCTGGTGGACATGGTGGACAGCCTGGAGATCGGCTCGGACGCCACACGAGTCGGCCTGGTCAACTACGCCAGCACGGTGAAGATTGAATTTCTACTGAAGACTTATTTTGACAAGTCGGCCCTGAAGCAGGCGCTGGCCCGTGTGGAGCCCCTTGCTTCAGGCACCATGACGGGCATGGCCATCAAAACTGCCATGGAGAAAGCTTTCACCGCCGAGGCAGGGGCGCGAGCCGGAGCCATGACCATCACCAAAGTGGCCATCATAGTGACAGACGGGCGGCCCCAGGACAAAGTGGAGGAAGTGTCAGCAGCAGCTCGGACGTCTGGGATCGAGATCTACGCGGTCGGGGTAGACAGAGCGGATATGGCGTCCCTCCGCCTCATGGCCAGCCAACCACATGACGACCATGTCTTCTATGTGGAGACCTATGGGGTCATTGAGAAGCTCACCTCCAAGTTTAGGGAAACCTTGTGCGGTAAGGATGAGGATAACGGGAGTGCGGATGTTCCATTAGATGGCAGAAATGGTGATTATGGTCTCGGCCTAGACCGCAGAAAAGACCGTGATGGAATAAATAAGCCTAATGAAAGTCCAGATAAAGGAAACAACG GTTTGGATGCATGTGCTCAGGGACACAGCTGCCAGCACATTTGTGTCAACAATGAAAACTCATACGACTGCATGTGTCGAGCAGGATACATCCTCAACACGGacaagaaaacatgcaaac GTTTAGATTCATGTAACCAGGGACATGACtgccaacatgtttgtgtgagcaCTGAGGACTCGTACATCTGCAGATGTCAGCAGGGATATGTGTTAAACGCAGACCAGAAAACTTGTTCAC TTTTGTCTTCAGGTTCAGATGCCTGTTCTTTGGGACATGACTGCCAGCACATGTGTATCAGCACTGGTGACTCGTACATCTGCAAATGTGGAAGTGGATATGTTTTAAATGCAGAccagaaaacatgtttgcaaAAGAACGAGGACTTTTCAG GATCTGATCCGTGTGCCAGGGGCCATGATTGCCAGCAGATTTGTGCTAACAATGCTGACTCATACATCTGCAAGTGTGGGCTGGGATATAAGTTAAATGCAGACCAAAAAACCTGTTCAA GGTTTGAGACATGTGACCAGGGACATGACTGCCAGCATATTTGTGTCACAAATGATGATTCCTACTTTTGCAAGTGTCGTGAAGGATATGTGTTGAATGCAGACCAGAAATCGTGCTCAC GTTCAGATACATGTGCCCAGGGACATGactgccaacatatttgtgtcaGCACTGATGACTCGTACATCTGCAAATGTCAAGCGGGATATGTGTTAAACGCAGACCAGAAAACTTGCTCAC TTTCAGATTTGTGTGCCCAGGGACTTGACTGCCAACATGTCTGTGTCCAAAATGGCAATTCTTACTTCTGCATGTGTCATGAGGGATATATGTTAAATGAAGACCAGAAAACATGCTCAC GTCTGGATGCATGTACCCAGGGACATGACTGCCAGCAAATATGTGTTAGAGATAACAactctgacctctgcatgtGTCATGAGGGATATGTATTGAATGCAGACCACAAAACATGCTCAC GTTTAGTTTCAGATGCATGTGCCCAGGGACATGATTGCCAGCACATCTGTGTCAACAACGGGAACTCTTATATCTGCAAATGTCATGAAGGATATGTAATGAATGCAGACCAGAAAACATGCTCAC GTCTAGGTTTGGAGGCATGTGCCCAGGGACATGACTGCCAGCACATTTGTGTCAACAATGGGAACTCCTATGTCTGCAAGTGTCATGAAGGATATGTATTGAATGCAGACCAGAAAACATGCTCAC GTTTAGGGTTGGATGCATGTGCCCAGGGACATGACTGCCAGCACATTTGTATCAACAACGGGAACTCTTATATCTGCAAATGTCATGAAGAATATGTAATGAATGCAGACCAGAAAACATGCTCAC AGGAAATGCGGAGTGAAATAACCGAAGATGCCTGCATGTGTGAAGCTCAGATGTTGTTCCAGAAGAAAGTTCAGTCAACGATTCAGGAGCTGAGCAGAAAAC TTGATGAACTTTTACAAAAAGTGAACTTCATGGAGGGCCAGCAGCAGTATTAG
- the LOC132992775 gene encoding matrilin-2-like isoform X2, producing MSPALWELLCCLSLLSSGTLSQSDRQIHSISPFIPRVSPQVPPRVNQRLRDVKSLEQTSDEEPSAETFQELQLADHAAPGDHSYLTQERRRAVTGAGGTNSRFLQPSQQQTPKRSRPLQHRAAPSASWQSARDLRGPVASIRASAATRSNCRNRPIDLVFIIDSSRSVRPAEFEKAKEFLVDMVDSLEIGSDATRVGLVNYASTVKIEFLLKTYFDKSALKQALARVEPLASGTMTGMAIKTAMEKAFTAEAGARAGAMTITKVAIIVTDGRPQDKVEEVSAAARTSGIEIYAVGVDRADMASLRLMASQPHDDHVFYVETYGVIEKLTSKFRETLCGKDEDNGSADVPLDGRNGDYGLGLDRRKDRDGINKPNESPDKGNNGLDACAQGHSCQHICVNNENSYDCMCRAGYILNTDKKTCKLLSSGSDACSLGHDCQHMCISTGDSYICKCGSGYVLNADQKTCLQKNEDFSGSDPCARGHDCQQICANNADSYICKCGLGYKLNADQKTCSRFETCDQGHDCQHICVTNDDSYFCKCREGYVLNADQKSCSRSDTCAQGHDCQHICVSTDDSYICKCQAGYVLNADQKTCSLSDLCAQGLDCQHVCVQNGNSYFCMCHEGYMLNEDQKTCSRLDACTQGHDCQQICVRDNNSDLCMCHEGYVLNADHKTCSRLVSDACAQGHDCQHICVNNGNSYICKCHEGYVMNADQKTCSRLGLEACAQGHDCQHICVNNGNSYVCKCHEGYVLNADQKTCSRLGLDACAQGHDCQHICINNGNSYICKCHEEYVMNADQKTCSRLGLDACAQGHDCQHICVNNGNSYVCKCRVGYMLNMDRKTCSRSDACAQGHDCQHDCINNGDSYNCKCRVGYVLNADHKTCSQEMRSEITEDACMCEAQMLFQKKVQSTIQELSRKLDELLQKVNFMEGQQQY from the exons ATGAGTCCAGCACTGTGGgaactgttgtgttgtttgagCCTCCTGTCATCGGGGACTCTGTCACAGAGCGACCGGCAGATCCACTCCATCAGCCCTTTTATCCCACGAGTGTCCCCGCAGGTCCCTCCGAGGGTCAATCAACGCTTGCGAGACGTCAAATCTCTCGAACAAACCTCTGACGAAGAACCCAGCGCAGAAACCTTTCAAGAGCTTCAGCTGGCTGATCACGCAGCGCCAGGAGACCACAGCTACCTGACGCAGGAGAGACGCAGAGCTGTCACTGGAG CTGGGGGCACTAACTCCAGGTTTCTTCAGCCGTCCCAGCAGCAGACGCCCAAGAGAAGCCGGCCACTGCAACACAGAGCTGCACCCAGTGCATCATGGCAGTCTGCTCGAGACTTGAGAGGCCCCGTTGCATCCATCAGAGCCAGCGCAG CAACAAGGTCCAACTGCAGAAACCGGCCCATAGACTTGGTGTTCATCATCGACAGCTCCCGCAGTGTCCGCCCTGCCGAGTTTGAGAAGGCCAAAGAGTTCCTGGTGGACATGGTGGACAGCCTGGAGATCGGCTCGGACGCCACACGAGTCGGCCTGGTCAACTACGCCAGCACGGTGAAGATTGAATTTCTACTGAAGACTTATTTTGACAAGTCGGCCCTGAAGCAGGCGCTGGCCCGTGTGGAGCCCCTTGCTTCAGGCACCATGACGGGCATGGCCATCAAAACTGCCATGGAGAAAGCTTTCACCGCCGAGGCAGGGGCGCGAGCCGGAGCCATGACCATCACCAAAGTGGCCATCATAGTGACAGACGGGCGGCCCCAGGACAAAGTGGAGGAAGTGTCAGCAGCAGCTCGGACGTCTGGGATCGAGATCTACGCGGTCGGGGTAGACAGAGCGGATATGGCGTCCCTCCGCCTCATGGCCAGCCAACCACATGACGACCATGTCTTCTATGTGGAGACCTATGGGGTCATTGAGAAGCTCACCTCCAAGTTTAGGGAAACCTTGTGCGGTAAGGATGAGGATAACGGGAGTGCGGATGTTCCATTAGATGGCAGAAATGGTGATTATGGTCTCGGCCTAGACCGCAGAAAAGACCGTGATGGAATAAATAAGCCTAATGAAAGTCCAGATAAAGGAAACAACG GTTTGGATGCATGTGCTCAGGGACACAGCTGCCAGCACATTTGTGTCAACAATGAAAACTCATACGACTGCATGTGTCGAGCAGGATACATCCTCAACACGGacaagaaaacatgcaaac TTTTGTCTTCAGGTTCAGATGCCTGTTCTTTGGGACATGACTGCCAGCACATGTGTATCAGCACTGGTGACTCGTACATCTGCAAATGTGGAAGTGGATATGTTTTAAATGCAGAccagaaaacatgtttgcaaAAGAACGAGGACTTTTCAG GATCTGATCCGTGTGCCAGGGGCCATGATTGCCAGCAGATTTGTGCTAACAATGCTGACTCATACATCTGCAAGTGTGGGCTGGGATATAAGTTAAATGCAGACCAAAAAACCTGTTCAA GGTTTGAGACATGTGACCAGGGACATGACTGCCAGCATATTTGTGTCACAAATGATGATTCCTACTTTTGCAAGTGTCGTGAAGGATATGTGTTGAATGCAGACCAGAAATCGTGCTCAC GTTCAGATACATGTGCCCAGGGACATGactgccaacatatttgtgtcaGCACTGATGACTCGTACATCTGCAAATGTCAAGCGGGATATGTGTTAAACGCAGACCAGAAAACTTGCTCAC TTTCAGATTTGTGTGCCCAGGGACTTGACTGCCAACATGTCTGTGTCCAAAATGGCAATTCTTACTTCTGCATGTGTCATGAGGGATATATGTTAAATGAAGACCAGAAAACATGCTCAC GTCTGGATGCATGTACCCAGGGACATGACTGCCAGCAAATATGTGTTAGAGATAACAactctgacctctgcatgtGTCATGAGGGATATGTATTGAATGCAGACCACAAAACATGCTCAC GTTTAGTTTCAGATGCATGTGCCCAGGGACATGATTGCCAGCACATCTGTGTCAACAACGGGAACTCTTATATCTGCAAATGTCATGAAGGATATGTAATGAATGCAGACCAGAAAACATGCTCAC GTCTAGGTTTGGAGGCATGTGCCCAGGGACATGACTGCCAGCACATTTGTGTCAACAATGGGAACTCCTATGTCTGCAAGTGTCATGAAGGATATGTATTGAATGCAGACCAGAAAACATGCTCAC GTTTAGGGTTGGATGCATGTGCCCAGGGACATGACTGCCAGCACATTTGTATCAACAACGGGAACTCTTATATCTGCAAATGTCATGAAGAATATGTAATGAATGCAGACCAGAAAACATGCTCAC GTTTAGGTTTGGATGCATGTGCCCAGGGACATGACTGCCAGCACATTTGTGTCAACAATGGGAACTCCTATGTCTGCAAGTGTCGTGTGGGATACATGCTGAACATGGACCGGAAAACGTGCTCAC GTTCAGATGCATGTGCTCAGGGACATGACTGCCAGCACGATTGTATCAACAATGGCGACTCGTACAACTGCAAGTGTCGAGTGGGATATGTGTTGAATGCAGACCACAAAACATGTTCAC AGGAAATGCGGAGTGAAATAACCGAAGATGCCTGCATGTGTGAAGCTCAGATGTTGTTCCAGAAGAAAGTTCAGTCAACGATTCAGGAGCTGAGCAGAAAAC TTGATGAACTTTTACAAAAAGTGAACTTCATGGAGGGCCAGCAGCAGTATTAG
- the LOC132992775 gene encoding matrilin-2-like isoform X3, which yields MSPALWELLCCLSLLSSGTLSQSDRQIHSISPFIPRVSPQVPPRVNQRLRDVKSLEQTSDEEPSAETFQELQLADHAAPGDHSYLTQERRRAVTGAGGTNSRFLQPSQQQTPKRSRPLQHRAAPSASWQSARDLRGPVASIRASAATRSNCRNRPIDLVFIIDSSRSVRPAEFEKAKEFLVDMVDSLEIGSDATRVGLVNYASTVKIEFLLKTYFDKSALKQALARVEPLASGTMTGMAIKTAMEKAFTAEAGARAGAMTITKVAIIVTDGRPQDKVEEVSAAARTSGIEIYAVGVDRADMASLRLMASQPHDDHVFYVETYGVIEKLTSKFRETLCGKDEDNGSADVPLDGRNGDYGLGLDRRKDRDGINKPNESPDKGNNGLDACAQGHSCQHICVNNENSYDCMCRAGYILNTDKKTCKRLDSCNQGHDCQHVCVSTEDSYICRCQQGYVLNADQKTCSLLSSGSDACSLGHDCQHMCISTGDSYICKCGSGYVLNADQKTCLQKNEDFSGSDPCARGHDCQQICANNADSYICKCGLGYKLNADQKTCSRFETCDQGHDCQHICVTNDDSYFCKCREGYVLNADQKSCSRSDTCAQGHDCQHICVSTDDSYICKCQAGYVLNADQKTCSLSDLCAQGLDCQHVCVQNGNSYFCMCHEGYMLNEDQKTCSRLVSDACAQGHDCQHICVNNGNSYICKCHEGYVMNADQKTCSRLGLEACAQGHDCQHICVNNGNSYVCKCHEGYVLNADQKTCSRLGLDACAQGHDCQHICINNGNSYICKCHEEYVMNADQKTCSRLGLDACAQGHDCQHICVNNGNSYVCKCRVGYMLNMDRKTCSRSDACAQGHDCQHDCINNGDSYNCKCRVGYVLNADHKTCSQEMRSEITEDACMCEAQMLFQKKVQSTIQELSRKLDELLQKVNFMEGQQQY from the exons ATGAGTCCAGCACTGTGGgaactgttgtgttgtttgagCCTCCTGTCATCGGGGACTCTGTCACAGAGCGACCGGCAGATCCACTCCATCAGCCCTTTTATCCCACGAGTGTCCCCGCAGGTCCCTCCGAGGGTCAATCAACGCTTGCGAGACGTCAAATCTCTCGAACAAACCTCTGACGAAGAACCCAGCGCAGAAACCTTTCAAGAGCTTCAGCTGGCTGATCACGCAGCGCCAGGAGACCACAGCTACCTGACGCAGGAGAGACGCAGAGCTGTCACTGGAG CTGGGGGCACTAACTCCAGGTTTCTTCAGCCGTCCCAGCAGCAGACGCCCAAGAGAAGCCGGCCACTGCAACACAGAGCTGCACCCAGTGCATCATGGCAGTCTGCTCGAGACTTGAGAGGCCCCGTTGCATCCATCAGAGCCAGCGCAG CAACAAGGTCCAACTGCAGAAACCGGCCCATAGACTTGGTGTTCATCATCGACAGCTCCCGCAGTGTCCGCCCTGCCGAGTTTGAGAAGGCCAAAGAGTTCCTGGTGGACATGGTGGACAGCCTGGAGATCGGCTCGGACGCCACACGAGTCGGCCTGGTCAACTACGCCAGCACGGTGAAGATTGAATTTCTACTGAAGACTTATTTTGACAAGTCGGCCCTGAAGCAGGCGCTGGCCCGTGTGGAGCCCCTTGCTTCAGGCACCATGACGGGCATGGCCATCAAAACTGCCATGGAGAAAGCTTTCACCGCCGAGGCAGGGGCGCGAGCCGGAGCCATGACCATCACCAAAGTGGCCATCATAGTGACAGACGGGCGGCCCCAGGACAAAGTGGAGGAAGTGTCAGCAGCAGCTCGGACGTCTGGGATCGAGATCTACGCGGTCGGGGTAGACAGAGCGGATATGGCGTCCCTCCGCCTCATGGCCAGCCAACCACATGACGACCATGTCTTCTATGTGGAGACCTATGGGGTCATTGAGAAGCTCACCTCCAAGTTTAGGGAAACCTTGTGCGGTAAGGATGAGGATAACGGGAGTGCGGATGTTCCATTAGATGGCAGAAATGGTGATTATGGTCTCGGCCTAGACCGCAGAAAAGACCGTGATGGAATAAATAAGCCTAATGAAAGTCCAGATAAAGGAAACAACG GTTTGGATGCATGTGCTCAGGGACACAGCTGCCAGCACATTTGTGTCAACAATGAAAACTCATACGACTGCATGTGTCGAGCAGGATACATCCTCAACACGGacaagaaaacatgcaaac GTTTAGATTCATGTAACCAGGGACATGACtgccaacatgtttgtgtgagcaCTGAGGACTCGTACATCTGCAGATGTCAGCAGGGATATGTGTTAAACGCAGACCAGAAAACTTGTTCAC TTTTGTCTTCAGGTTCAGATGCCTGTTCTTTGGGACATGACTGCCAGCACATGTGTATCAGCACTGGTGACTCGTACATCTGCAAATGTGGAAGTGGATATGTTTTAAATGCAGAccagaaaacatgtttgcaaAAGAACGAGGACTTTTCAG GATCTGATCCGTGTGCCAGGGGCCATGATTGCCAGCAGATTTGTGCTAACAATGCTGACTCATACATCTGCAAGTGTGGGCTGGGATATAAGTTAAATGCAGACCAAAAAACCTGTTCAA GGTTTGAGACATGTGACCAGGGACATGACTGCCAGCATATTTGTGTCACAAATGATGATTCCTACTTTTGCAAGTGTCGTGAAGGATATGTGTTGAATGCAGACCAGAAATCGTGCTCAC GTTCAGATACATGTGCCCAGGGACATGactgccaacatatttgtgtcaGCACTGATGACTCGTACATCTGCAAATGTCAAGCGGGATATGTGTTAAACGCAGACCAGAAAACTTGCTCAC TTTCAGATTTGTGTGCCCAGGGACTTGACTGCCAACATGTCTGTGTCCAAAATGGCAATTCTTACTTCTGCATGTGTCATGAGGGATATATGTTAAATGAAGACCAGAAAACATGCTCAC GTTTAGTTTCAGATGCATGTGCCCAGGGACATGATTGCCAGCACATCTGTGTCAACAACGGGAACTCTTATATCTGCAAATGTCATGAAGGATATGTAATGAATGCAGACCAGAAAACATGCTCAC GTCTAGGTTTGGAGGCATGTGCCCAGGGACATGACTGCCAGCACATTTGTGTCAACAATGGGAACTCCTATGTCTGCAAGTGTCATGAAGGATATGTATTGAATGCAGACCAGAAAACATGCTCAC GTTTAGGGTTGGATGCATGTGCCCAGGGACATGACTGCCAGCACATTTGTATCAACAACGGGAACTCTTATATCTGCAAATGTCATGAAGAATATGTAATGAATGCAGACCAGAAAACATGCTCAC GTTTAGGTTTGGATGCATGTGCCCAGGGACATGACTGCCAGCACATTTGTGTCAACAATGGGAACTCCTATGTCTGCAAGTGTCGTGTGGGATACATGCTGAACATGGACCGGAAAACGTGCTCAC GTTCAGATGCATGTGCTCAGGGACATGACTGCCAGCACGATTGTATCAACAATGGCGACTCGTACAACTGCAAGTGTCGAGTGGGATATGTGTTGAATGCAGACCACAAAACATGTTCAC AGGAAATGCGGAGTGAAATAACCGAAGATGCCTGCATGTGTGAAGCTCAGATGTTGTTCCAGAAGAAAGTTCAGTCAACGATTCAGGAGCTGAGCAGAAAAC TTGATGAACTTTTACAAAAAGTGAACTTCATGGAGGGCCAGCAGCAGTATTAG